A genomic segment from Castor canadensis chromosome 1, mCasCan1.hap1v2, whole genome shotgun sequence encodes:
- the Cited2 gene encoding cbp/p300-interacting transactivator 2 — MADHMMAMNHGRFPDGTNGLHHHPAHRMGMGQFPSPHHHQQQQPQHAFNALMGEHIHYGAGNMNATSGIRHAMGPGTVNGGHPPSALAPAARFNNSQFMGPPVASQGGSLPASMQLQKLNNQYFNHHPYPHNHYMPDLHPAAGHQMNGTNQHFRDCNPKHSGGSSTPGGSGGSSTPGGSGGSSGAGAGSGSSAGGSGGGGGSNMPASVAHVPAAMLPPNVIDTDFIDEEVLMSLVIEMGLDRIKELPELWLGQNEFDFMTDFVCKQQPSRVSC, encoded by the coding sequence ATGGCAGACCATATGATGGCCATGAACCACGGGCGCTTTCCCGACGGCACCAACGGGCTGCACCACCACCCTGCCCACCGCATGGGCATGGGGCAGTTCCCGAGCCCCCAtcaccaccagcagcagcagccccaACACGCCTTCAACGCTCTGATGGGCGAACACATACACTACGGCGCGGGCAACATGAATGCCACGAGCGGCATCAGGCACGCCATGGGGCCGGGGACTGTGAACGGAGGGCACCCCCCGAGCGCGCTGGCCCCCGCGGCCAGGTTTAACAACTCCCAGTTCATGGGCCCCCCGGTGGCCAGCCAGGGAGGCTCCCTGCCGGCCAGCATGCAGCTGCAGAAGCTCAACAACCAGTATTTCAACCATCACCCCTACCCCCACAACCACTACATGCCGGATTTGCACCCTGCTGCAGGCCACCAGATGAACGGGACAAACCAGCACTTCCGAGATTGCAACCCCAAGCACAGCGGCGGCAGCAGCACCCCCGGCGGCTCGGGGGGCAGCAGCACCCCGGGCGGCTCCGGCGGCTCCTCCGGCGCGGGCGCAGGCAGCGGCAGCAGCGCGGGCGGCAGCGGTGGCGGTGGCGGCAGCAACATGCCCGCCTCGGTGGCCCACGTCCCCGCTGCTATGCTGCCGCCCAATGTCATAGACACTGATTTCATCGACGAGGAAGTGCTTATGTCCTTAGTGATAGAAATGGGTTTGGACCGCATCAAGGAGCTGCCTGAACTCTGGCTGGGGCAAAACGAGTTTGATTTTATGACGGACTTCGTGTGCAAACAGCAGCCCAGCAGAGTAAGCTGTTGA